A stretch of DNA from Glycine max cultivar Williams 82 chromosome 18, Glycine_max_v4.0, whole genome shotgun sequence:
ATGTATGTATCATTGCTAAGTCAAAGGACAAGTACTTGTAATGGAAGATAATAATACTAACGAAATATGACTTTAAGACAGATTAGGTATACAGATTAGGTATcacaaaaacaaatttagtacaaatttgaatttttttttagaatatataagattaaaagcTGCAAGAGATTTTCTAATGtacactcatttttttaatgtacattttataaaactacaacttaattatgttttaagaaaattgaaattataacttgctaaaatattttcttttagaaaataagtGAAAGTATATTAGCAAATTTCATAAGAATTTGTTAAGGTATACCACTTGTTTTTAAGAAGAGGcattttactaatttatatCTTAGGTgtttaatggtaaaaaaaaaattaaggtatttaagaaaattgaagttataatctattaaaatactctttttaaataaatacgtGCACGTATATGTACGCTAGAAAAATTCTATATATATTGCCTTTTCTTGTGCCaccttattttgtaaaattttattttatatatgagaaaattctatattcttcttttaaaagtaCAATTATCATTGCTTTATACCCACCACAAagagttttaattagtcaagaaaaTTGGGGAAAGTATCATTAATTTGATCGTCTTTTTGGATTGAGAAAATAAGCGTGACAAAATTCTAATATTTAGATGTTAAATGGTTGATATTTGTGCGATTAATGAACTAAAAAGACGACACTTTGTATTATTAAAGAATTATACTGatgtaaaatatttgaaagaccAAAATGACAACACTTTACAGCTGATTTTGAAGGACCACACTTTATCCCCTGCTTGTGCTTCCATTATTCTTGGTGCTACTAACTTCCTGAATAGAATCTGGTCTTATCGTTTTTCTCATATTAACGTGAAAGTAATAGGGTGATGAATTGAATTGATCCCAAGCTGACATTCTTAGAGGTTGGGTCTTCTAGCTGGTAATGATCACCTTCTTTTAACTActtttatttatctaaaaaataaataattgataacatttatatttttataagataaaattgaagataaaactAAATTTCTACAAAGAAATAGTAACACGCTTGACAgggatttaatttgttttattgaatcattatttttaggaagtcaaaaatagagaaaaaaaagataagcatCAGCAGGCAACAgctttaaatttattatcctTTCAAAACGTGGGCCTCGAGCCACCACCACCAATGTATGTTACGTTAAATTTAGAGTTAGGAAAGCtttgttgaaagaaaaataatactagTATCCTTACAGTATTggttaaaaaactttttattaagattcataaaattatgttttttatgattatgtTATGTTCTTTCATGATTTATACCTTaaccttttttgtatttttaatttttttataataatatcttaAGAATACTAGTTAAAAAGACTATTTTtcgaaatttgaatttgagtgaGGATAAGGGTCAAATCGTCATGGACATGCAGAAACTTCAATGATTAATAGTGAGAGTaggaaatacaaaaatattcacaaaacGAGATAGTATAATTGATTGTTGCTGGTAATATGATTCCCTGTAAGCCGCATCTTTAAAAAGTTTGGCCAAAAGAGAAAGGTGCTTTGTATTGCATATGGCTTTTAGCATAGGGGGAATAACTTGGGATTGTTGTTCATCCACAATACCCTAAACATTTGGCGCCAAAGTTCAACCCTCTCTCTTTCTAATTCTTTCAGCAAAAAATTTGGCGCCCAAATGCCAACATCTCTCTTAAGCTAAGccaaattttagaaaaacagaaattatttattttaaacataggaaatatgattttttgataATGGACATGTTTGTTTAAGCttttatttcaaaacaaatgctttttaataaaataagaattttattatcattttaatgtgtttgtttaaattattattttttaatattttatttttaaaagaaataactcCTATCTAttacttctaaaaaaatatttttttttcaaaaaaagaaatagtttaAACAAACAAACTCAATATTTATGAATCATATGctgaaaatgttagtaattGAAAGTGTATCGTGGATGTTTAGTAAAGTggatcttattttattttatttatcataacaTATTAAGACTTAATTTGGGATTATAAACTTGTTAGTgttaatgaattaaattattaatgtttCTAGTTTTAATTTGACTTATTAATAGCATTTTTGGTCTTTTAAGATCATAATTATGtgattttgatcttttaagtTTCAATTATGCAAAATTGGATCTTTTAAGTATTGattatatgattttgattttttgtcaatcactcattaaatatttaatagattttGTTAAATGACCACTAGATGATGAAATGTTAATGGCATGGTTACTAATGTGTTATTTGGCACATGCTgactaaattaattatacatttttgtTCCTTAGGTATCACAATTATGAGGAACTAATTGTATAATCATATCATATCAACATATAATTCAAACAACATATCAACTATTATGTCATCATCAAGTGTCACATTAATAAAATCtgttataaaattaacaaacaatTAATAGAGGTACCAAATCACATAATTGCCATATTAAAAGGATCCAATATGTGCAATTGAAATATGATTGacaaaaaatcacataattgtGATAATAAAGGACCAAAAATGCAAGTAATTTAAACCTTTTAGTTTTTGAAGTCATTGGCAGGTTTATTtgatatttcaaatatttagaTATTTAGCTATTTTGATGAACTAATTAATAGTTATCATGGTTATgtttaaactatttatttattttgtgggtTAACTCATTAATCATTATCTtataacactttttattttattttttctttttaaaggtTATAGCTGATAAACCTAACTCAATTAGCAATGCACCTAGAATTAAGATAGATTGAGATTTTCAATGTACTACTTTCTCTTTCCCAACATAAAATACAGTTTTaccttttgaaaaaaattaaattaattgatatttttgcttttcaatgagatattcaaatatctatttcaattttatcCTGTAATAAATGTGGTTGTCTTGAAAGactcattaataatttattgaaattaaaaaagataataaagatattttagtaaaattgttTCCTATTAAAgattattatctttaaatacttacttttcttattttgtgtgtaaaaatcttaaatattagtaattttgaGGTGGAAAAAGTATTCAAATGCCTTCAATTCAActtaatcttttttgttttggaaaaaaCTTATATAGTACTTATTCTAGActcatatataagtaaaaataattaattttatactaattaagaaaattaattgacaccatttaattttcttaatttcaagtaaaaaaataagattaattctAAAATACTTTTCATTGAAACTTGttatcatgaataaaaaagagttattgaaaataaaaataaaattaaataaatgatattttaggaatgataatattaaatatgataaatttagttaaatttatttatatttaaattcaaacatgactattttatttatttatatatgcattCATAGAGAGTACAACTTTATaagtgttgttggtgcagttGTTAAATGAAATTTGGAGTTTTATTTGGTGAATTGGCATAATCAAAACTTGTTTTGAAGTAATATATATTAGCGAAATtctaattttggttaaaaaaatatttctaaaattgtatctaagttttgtttatttttagatattgatttttattttatttatagaaattaaagatgacataaaaaatttataatactcaAATTATATTCAATCAATTGAATTAGACTTCTTAATTgaagtgaataggcaatttagtccctgagattgtagccattttgcatattagtccctaacttaatattaaattcaaaatagtctctatctttgcataagtgttgcaaaatagtccttccgttaaattttaaagtaacgccgttagtgaggtcaattttagtgccacgtggactatccacgtggcactaaaggatgacgtggcatgacaCGTGGACATGCCTGATGCCacatcatttgatgataacaaaacgagtaaataggtaatttagtccctgactttgtacccatgttgcatattagtccctaacttaatgaaaaattcaaaatagtccctatcttttgcataagtattgcaaaatagtccctaacttaaaagATGCTAGAAATCATGCTTAAAGTGTCCATGCATTGCAAAAGTTGTGCCTAGCACGATTTCTGGCCGCGCAGATTCCTCATTGGATTCCTTGTGATCTTTTGattcctctggttttttctcttcttctttcttttcttcttcatttgcttttttctcatccactttgttttcctctggttttttctctttctattcaaaacacacaaaaaaatcagaACCCAGAATGATACATTGAtgataattgaagaaaaaaaaaagaggaaaagagaatggttatGCAGACCTCGCCCATTAGTGTTGACAACTACAgagataaggttgttgttgtggatttttggttctttttatttgtgcaagtgTGTGTGAGTTCTTTTTCGTATATATGCCTCAATTGATTCAAAACcatcaaatttgaagaagtcactcattctatcatcatcaaatggcgtgacactaaaattgaccttaCTAACaacattactttaaaatttaacggaaggactattttgtaatacttatgtaaaagatagggactattttgaatttttcattaagttagggactaatatgcaacaagTGTACAatgtcagggactaaattgcctatttactcattttgttatcatcaaatgacgtgacatCAGGCACGTCTACGTGTCATGCCACATCATcttttagtgccacgtggatagtccacgtggcactaaaattgacctcattaACGGCGTTACTTTACAATTTAACGGAagaactattttgcaacacttatgcaaagatagagactattttgaatttaatattaagttaaggactaatatgcaaaataggtacaatctcagggactaaattgcatATTCACtccttcttaattttttatgattaattaagttAGGTAAATTTGACTCATTTTACCGGCACTAAAAGTAACAAAAACTAGAAATACAAGTGTAaagattgaaattaaataaaagaaaaaaatatacataaagtcatgagagggcataataacatttttttattattactaaatattaaatattttatttacataccCTGTCCAATGTTCAGCAAATTTCACGGGCTTCCCcggctttctctctctctttccctctTCTAATTGGTGTTGTTTATTTAATGGTCACTGCTTATGTCACGAGTTTCCTTGGGTCCTCGCTTCACCAATTGGTttctaagcttttttttttctagcacTTCACAGTTCACATTCATCATCGTCACACTCTCTTCCACATTCAATACCGTATCTCACTCTTCCCTCCCTCAAAAAACTCTCCTCTTTTTCTCCTCCCTCTGTTCCCTCACACTCACATTCAACCAACCAAATAAACTTAGATTGCCTCTATTTCTATTCCCTTCTTCCCACAaacttttatctcttttatttccCACTTCCAACCCTTTTCATCAGTCAACACTTTGACCTGATTCCTCttcaccaaaagaaaaagggatCATAACAAAACCAAACCAAAGAAGGAATAAAAAGAAACCCTCTCTTATTTATTCCCCTCTTTACCACATATTTATAACACGATATATAGTACTTATACACCAACGCTGAGAAAGCTTTTCGCTTTTCCATCGATATGGGATTCTCCGAGAAGGCGCAACTAGAGGGAGCATTTGATTCAGATACCAACAATAATAATCGAAAATGGGTTATCGCTGGAATCGCGTTACGTGCACCGTTGAAGCCAATTTACACTATCCCTATGGAGAAGGAGCAAAAGGAAGAGGTTGAAACAGAGGATTGTTCAAGTTCAACAACACCAACAAACGTGGAATCGAAGATCCCAACACCGTTCACGTGCCCACCTGCTCCCAGGAAGCGGAAACCCGCGTCGAAGAAGTGCAATTATCGTCGCGGTGGTGGAGTTGTTAGAGAGTTCTTCACGCCACCTGACTTGGAAACCGTGTTCATACGCCACGTTGAAAAGGCTATTTGATCTCACGACggaagaagaataaaataaaataaaattaagtagcCACTTTCTTCTCTAGGGATAGCTAGCTTTTGGTTCGGTTCGTGTATCttagtgttttctttttctttccctaGTGTAAGTGTTTTCTGGTTTCATTGAGTAGCTAGAGAGCTTcggtaggttttttttttttgttacatttattGGTAGGAGTATTTATTGACTATTAATTtatgttgaaaaatataattaatcactTTAGTgagatttttctcttttaaatatgttttttttctataaGACTAAAACCTAAAATCTTACTTAAAGGAATAAAATCTAATATTATTAGGATGATGAGTTGGTGATAGAAAACTTTGTTAGTCTAAAGATTATTATTAGGAGTATTTTGTATAGAGCAGCTagcaatttattaaataaataaaatcacatCTTAATTAGCTTGCATGatcttgatattttttttagtttttggttgTGAGAACAAGAGACTAATTTCCTGAATTTTCAACTGGgagttataattatttatcaaatataccacattatattagtttttttttaaggttttgtgattttgataacGAGTCTCATCTTGAAActgaattgatatttttctgaTTGAACTCTTGGTGTTTGTGCTTTTTTAGGATATGGttaataaaagaactattttCCTTATCTAAGAACGGGTGCAATTCCAAAACCGGGTACATGTGACACTGTTCATGAACACGcgagaaatttgatttttgacgTCAAAATCAAAGGTAATTAAGTAGCCAATAGTTGAGTTGCCAAACGCGAATGGAGGAGGAATGCAATCCTTTTCAAAGAAGTAGGCTGAAGAGATGGGGCATGGCACATTGTTAAATTGACTGGAGACCAAAGCCCCACATCAGTGCTCATAGCCAAGCCAAGTACCATCAACTTTACGGTGCATGCACGTATGTTTTCaagtttgaataaatttaatgaaattgatCTTCAACCGTTGAATTAATGTCATTGAAgtgggtatatatatatatatatatatatatatatatatgaatcaaCGACATATACTTAATTAGgagatttataatatttacgtattatgttaaataatttattaagttaGATTTTCTTATAGCATTGAAGtgaatgtataaattaatttgaatgatgTGTTTCGATCTATAAGAAGGTGTGACTTTTATTAATTGGAAAACTGATTTTTCTGATTATAAAACAAGGTCATAAACTATATATTGTCTTCACTGTTCAGAGTTTAGGGTCATacatggttatatatatatatatatatatatatatatatatatatatatatatatatatatatatatatatatatatatatatagaacgtATTCAATACAGATTAGTATGTAATATAATGTCTTGATTCAGATTTTAGAGAAATGGATTGGTTTAGGTAAAACATAGTAGAATAGTTTAAATTCTCTCATTCGTAAATAtgttgataatattgatattaaGCTTATGGATAGGGGTAAAGTTAATTTAGCTGATTTTCTAAGAAAATACCCATTTAATCTCATTATAATTatcgtgaaaaaaaaaattatctcacataattattattttaaatatttaatgtagcATTAATTTTTTCCcacttatatcttttataatattaatgatggataacaaaatttataaataaattatataaaattaattttataaaaaacgaatctttatttttattggtgttttgaatttaaaatattattttttatttttactttatttttttcaaaagtttgtattaaaatcgtaaaataataagttatttttattttatacaatttaaaaaaatatgaagtaaaaataatgtgatattgttgtaattaaaagtaaaaggaaaataaCATTCTCAGTAAATTATTCCTTATTTTCTCAATGCAATTTAGGTTCAATCTTGTGGACTGATCCAACTTGATGAGCTAACCAGAAAATCATATATTAACAACATTttgtatgttttaattaaaaaaataattggaatACATTCTCAGTTAGTATATATAAAGTGTTTTTACACTGTTATTCAATTTACATTATtgtcatataattaattttttttaatttttataataattattttgaaaattatatttagaatAATTTCTAGTTTTATTAATGTTGTAAAAATCGTTACATTAATAGGGTCTTAGAAATTAAACTTTATGAATagatctaatatatatatatatatatatatatatatatatatatatatatatatatatatatatatatatatatatatatatatatatatatatatatatatatatatatatatataaaagtctagtttatttaataaatattttttaacggaagtttattattttttaaatttcaacatattaaaaatgttaataattcaGTTTAAGAGTAACTTGCGGAACTGAGTGAAGTCGTTTTTAGTACTAATACTAATATAAGAGAATgacataaataaaactaaattgcCGTATCTCCCTCCAAATGTACCCCACCCACCCCTGGCTTGTATTGATAGTGGGAAGGTTCTCCATAATGCTTTTTTGTGATATTAGCTAATGGATTCATATGGTAAAGCGACAAGTCACAtgtggagagaaaaaaaattagaatcctATGCTAGTTGAATGcccctctattttttttacacttataAAGTTATGTTGTGATGGCCAATAATTGGCAGATTGAACActatcatataaattaaattcatagttATCCTATAATCCTATCTGTCTCGTTCTTGTACAGATATTAAATATGGAATGTTTATCatgaatatagaaaaaaaacctCATTAGTTTAGCAAGTGGGGGATGCGTTAGAGAAAGTTCATCGAATATTGTGAACTAAACAATATAGTTTCTCGGGATCGGATTTTTTATTGGAGGAATAGCTAGCATTCATGtctaaagaaaattaaagatttgTGTAGAACTCTTATATATAAgaagtttgtttaaattaaattaattagtaattaaaatatcatcaatttaaatagtataaaataattgtgtatCTTGATATTGGAAAAAGTAATTGTGCACCTCAAGAATTTATAgaatcatttaatataaaataagataaataattatttttatatctgaATGTGTAAGTCGTTAATAAATTTGTCcctgaaatattaaaatttaaaatttagtttttaaaagtgtaaaaaatacgATAAATTTATCTGGCCgttaatttttatatcattaataaaatagcctacgTGACACAGAAGAAtgaaattatcacaaaattgatTGTTGGCGTGGTTATGCTGAATAAATTGGacaaaaatgtcaataaattatcattattggacctaaatgtcaataatttttttgaccAAAATGTCATTATGTTTCCATTTGACAAAAATATCAGGAAGTTATCATTattagaccaaaatgtcaataatttttcattgtatcaaaatgtgagtaattttttattagacgtAAATGtcactaattttttattggacctAAATATTAGTATGTTTTTATTAGACTAATTTGCTAGTCTTCAAATTTCgtttcatttaagggtaaaatataattctaggaTAAATTTCTcccaaattttgaattttaatatttcaagGATGAATTTATCAACGATTTACATATttagggatgaaaatgattatttaactttttttttatttgtaacttAAAAAGTGTGACTCATTCAACTTGGACTATGGAACTGATATGATATACACTAAATAAACCTGGAAAGGGATAAAAAGCcttaattatgattatattttaaacaagATTGCAAGGTTATTGTTTAAGGAAAAAGATATACTTgtgcataaaaaaatagaaaaaaaaacaaataattttacgaTTTACGTTTATTATCATTTAGAATGT
This window harbors:
- the LOC100790537 gene encoding cyclin-dependent protein kinase inhibitor SMR6; its protein translation is MGFSEKAQLEGAFDSDTNNNNRKWVIAGIALRAPLKPIYTIPMEKEQKEEVETEDCSSSTTPTNVESKIPTPFTCPPAPRKRKPASKKCNYRRGGGVVREFFTPPDLETVFIRHVEKAI